The genomic segment ATCGATGGCCAGACGATCGATATGGAAACCCATGGCCAGGGCCGGATCATCGGCTGGTGGGTGTTGTGGACCATCATCGGGGTCTTCTGGCTGGGTTATTGGGTGGTACGGCCGTTTACGCGGCGCATCTTTATGGTTGGGACTGTGCCTGAGGAGGAACTGGTCAGCCCCGGCGACCGCACGGTTGGACTTGTGCTGATGATTGCCACCGTCCTGATCGTGGCCATCGGCTATGTGACCACTAACGGCGCCTACCCGATTACGATTCCGTTGCAGACCGGTCGGATGGATGCGCCTGAACTGAGGCCTACGACCGAGTTTACGCCGTATGCCCATGCCACTGTGAGGGTCCGACCTGTCACTGCGGTTTATACGGTGCCCGGGCGCTCTCTTGGCATGGTCCTGGAGGTCACGAACGGTTCGAATAGGGCCCAGCAGTTAGGCGGGTTCATTACGGCTAATCTGCAGTTCCGCGAGCCGGCCCAGTTCCCCGACACGCGGCTCAAGATCAAGGTGGAGCCGGCAGGGCCCATCGCCCCTGGCCAGACCGCGACGGTTTCGGTTGATGCCACCGATGCGGAGTGGGAATACCAGCGGTTGGCCGAGTTGATCTATGACTCAGACAGCCGGTATGGTGGACTGCT from the Candidatus Methylomirabilota bacterium genome contains:
- a CDS encoding methane monooxygenase, whose protein sequence is MRIGRAALSAILLGVIAVSAGGTAWAHGERSQEPFLRMRTITFYDTKWSKARVQPGETMDLTGKFHTFSEWPRAVYLPESIFLHYSVPGPSMLKKEAWMNGMPVINSTSTKLGGDYDYKLAIMGRVTGTYHVHPMVNIEGGGPLVGGGEFVTVDGDWSNFTNNVTTIDGQTIDMETHGQGRIIGWWVLWTIIGVFWLGYWVVRPFTRRIFMVGTVPEEELVSPGDRTVGLVLMIATVLIVAIGYVTTNGAYPITIPLQTGRMDAPELRPTTEFTPYAHATVRVRPVTAVYTVPGRSLGMVLEVTNGSNRAQQLGGFITANLQFREPAQFPDTRLKIKVEPAGPIAPGQTATVSVDATDAEWEYQRLAELIYDSDSRYGGLLEFFDADKNRQIVEVGGPVIPSFEGGATALTGGGQWRPTTQYK